One window of uncultured Trichococcus sp. genomic DNA carries:
- a CDS encoding DUF1643 domain-containing protein — translation MITEKSTIAVEMLLNEEKTERYLYKRIWSKAKAPKLACVMTIHPGSTDPNSMDLTTMLIANAINEMGYDGFLGVNLTSKLQQKRKISASDFSEENDSAILEAFNEENVEKIIVAVGSSIKTNKEVNAQLKSIIAQLSEERQKMVEVLVGLDGPVHPLTPIARGVGGWRFAKLKV, via the coding sequence ATGATCACTGAAAAAAGCACAATCGCTGTAGAGATGTTACTTAATGAAGAAAAAACGGAACGCTACCTTTATAAGCGGATTTGGAGTAAAGCAAAGGCGCCCAAGCTCGCTTGCGTAATGACGATACATCCAGGAAGTACTGATCCGAACAGTATGGATCTGACTACCATGTTGATTGCCAATGCAATCAACGAAATGGGCTACGATGGTTTTCTGGGCGTTAACCTAACAAGTAAGCTACAGCAAAAACGGAAAATCAGCGCTAGCGATTTTTCGGAGGAGAACGACTCGGCTATCCTCGAAGCATTTAATGAAGAAAACGTAGAAAAAATAATTGTTGCTGTAGGCTCAAGCATCAAGACGAACAAAGAAGTGAACGCCCAACTGAAAAGTATAATAGCTCAGCTATCTGAAGAGCGGCAAAAAATGGTGGAGGTGTTGGTTGGACTTGATGGACCGGTTCATCCGTTGACTCCGATTGCTCGTGGTGTAGGTGGATGGAGATTTGCAAAATTGAAAGTGTAA
- a CDS encoding IS4 family transposase produces MTVLLMAFQEYIEEAQTIYLEDIREGNPQAFTRKRKTSPLALMLQMFAQKGNSQFCELLNFYEDQGKPLDISTVAFYKARMNYNPKAIRLMMTDYMSMIYEENDDQLVKLNGYIVTAIDGSDIILPSTEENAKKFGVVPNPKASATPVMASVSLLYDCINKLVIDTFVGPYKSSERDSASQHLHVLKETLRQPTITVFDRGYFSMRLVHQLIQDGQKFVMRMDHRNLKRYSSQLSTGQDQTFDVTFDRYQTNDYRSDRIFRATLMSTVYPLRFIKIPLHKQDSDKIEDEVLLTNLTPAEFSSDDLNEVYRLRWGIETAYNVLKNRMKLEEFSGIRERLILQDIYCSVWLYNLTMLHLIEVSETRAIPQERYKYEMKQNLSIAIGIVKTYFIRSFMSETREQRRESFEQMSALLTKHLVPVRPHRAAKRKNPVNKSRRSYRYTY; encoded by the coding sequence ATGACGGTCCTACTGATGGCATTCCAAGAATACATTGAAGAAGCTCAAACTATTTATCTGGAAGATATCCGCGAAGGGAACCCACAAGCTTTTACCCGAAAAAGGAAAACGAGTCCTCTCGCATTGATGCTTCAAATGTTTGCCCAAAAAGGGAACTCCCAATTTTGCGAACTCTTAAATTTCTACGAGGACCAAGGGAAACCCCTCGACATTTCGACCGTCGCTTTTTATAAGGCCCGAATGAACTATAACCCCAAAGCCATCCGGTTGATGATGACTGACTACATGTCCATGATTTATGAAGAAAACGATGACCAATTGGTCAAGCTGAACGGCTACATTGTGACTGCGATAGACGGTTCTGACATCATCCTGCCCTCCACGGAGGAAAACGCCAAGAAATTCGGTGTGGTTCCTAACCCCAAGGCATCTGCCACTCCGGTGATGGCCTCCGTTTCCCTGCTTTATGATTGTATCAACAAATTGGTGATTGACACGTTTGTCGGTCCGTATAAGAGCAGCGAGCGCGACTCGGCCTCGCAACATCTTCACGTATTGAAAGAAACACTTCGTCAACCGACGATTACCGTGTTTGATCGCGGCTATTTCTCGATGCGTCTGGTTCACCAACTGATCCAGGACGGGCAAAAATTTGTGATGCGGATGGATCACCGGAACTTAAAGCGTTACTCCAGCCAACTGTCTACCGGGCAAGATCAAACTTTTGATGTCACCTTTGACAGATATCAGACAAATGATTACCGGAGTGATCGGATTTTCCGGGCAACCTTGATGAGCACGGTTTATCCCTTGCGGTTTATAAAAATTCCACTGCACAAACAGGATAGCGATAAGATAGAGGACGAAGTCCTTTTGACGAATCTAACACCTGCAGAATTTTCATCCGACGACTTGAATGAAGTGTACCGATTGAGATGGGGAATCGAAACTGCCTACAACGTACTGAAAAACCGGATGAAGTTAGAGGAGTTCAGTGGCATTAGGGAACGGCTGATTCTTCAGGACATTTATTGTAGTGTTTGGTTGTACAACCTGACGATGCTTCATCTAATCGAAGTGAGCGAAACAAGAGCAATCCCCCAAGAGCGTTATAAATATGAAATGAAGCAAAATCTCAGCATCGCTATCGGAATCGTGAAAACCTATTTCATCCGATCGTTCATGAGTGAAACACGCGAACAACGTAGAGAAAGTTTCGAGCAAATGAGTGCGCTGCTTACCAAGCACCTTGTCCCCGTCCGCCCACATAGGGCGGCCAAAAGGAAGAACCCGGTGAACAAATCCAGACGATCTTATCGTTACACATATTAA
- a CDS encoding JAB domain-containing protein codes for MKNIYESNGIFSMTEKEGDKPKAAKRVNIVSVRLVKESSMLYKRRSIGSPADGYEIFKDFLEDLDREAFIVISLDTKNQPLSINVAHIGNINSSIVSPACVMRVALLSNAASIMVAHNHRETRSQLKRLRTLPELS; via the coding sequence ATGAAAAACATATATGAAAGTAATGGGATTTTTTCAATGACAGAAAAAGAAGGTGACAAGCCAAAAGCAGCGAAGCGCGTGAACATCGTTTCGGTACGATTGGTCAAGGAATCCAGTATGCTCTATAAGCGGAGAAGTATTGGCTCACCTGCAGATGGATACGAAATCTTCAAAGACTTTTTGGAAGATTTGGACCGGGAGGCTTTCATTGTCATTTCATTGGACACCAAGAATCAGCCGCTGTCGATTAATGTTGCGCACATAGGAAACATCAATTCCAGCATTGTTTCGCCGGCCTGCGTCATGCGGGTTGCGCTCTTGAGCAATGCAGCGTCAATCATGGTTGCTCATAACCATCGTGAGACACGTTCGCAATTGAAAAGATTGCGCACACTGCCCGAATTGTCCTAA
- the ltrA gene encoding group II intron reverse transcriptase/maturase, with protein sequence MKNTRLRHAEYYGMTETFDSLYARSKTNENFSNLMPIIASDDNILLAYRNIKRNNGSATPGVDKVTIKDIEKMSQSDFLEVVKRRFNHYCPRKVRRKEIPKANGKTRPLGIPSMWDRVAQQCILQVLEPICEAKFNKNSFGFRPNKSAENAISQCAGRINRSKMQYVVDIDIKGFFDEVNHTKLMKQIWTFGIHDKQLLVIMRKMLKAPILLPDGKTIHPTKGTPQGGILSPLLANINLNEFDWWIANQWENFECKNITDYYNKKTGLLSRQYRYRKLRETSNLKEMYIVRYADDFKIFTTTRANAEKIFIASKMWLEERLSLPISEEKSKITNLKKKSSEFLGFELKMERKGYDRMGRKNFVCQSHICEKAKKRIKKQLKDQIKLMQKTPDGTELTKNMVIYNSMVIGIHNYYQIATQVNDDLMPIQYQLTQVEKHRLKHLALRKTTSYKIKDKGIQPYLKSKMTRYIKGYPIIPIGFIKTRTALLPKNGICKFTTEGRKLMHKELTTVSEVQIQWLRKHPVINKRATVEFNDNRISLFVAQNGKCGVSGEELFLTEFHCHHKIPWDKSKDDRYSNLILVTDNVHRLIHAAKEETIANYLEITKLNSEQIIKLNKLRKLVENKEVQTGTN encoded by the coding sequence ATGAAAAATACAAGGCTACGGCATGCCGAATATTATGGTATGACTGAAACCTTCGACTCACTTTATGCTCGAAGTAAAACAAATGAAAACTTCAGCAATCTGATGCCAATCATCGCTTCTGATGACAACATTCTCTTAGCTTACAGAAATATCAAGCGAAACAATGGGAGTGCAACACCAGGTGTTGATAAAGTAACCATTAAGGACATCGAAAAGATGAGTCAATCCGATTTTCTTGAAGTTGTAAAAAGAAGATTCAATCACTATTGTCCTCGTAAGGTACGCAGAAAAGAGATTCCCAAAGCAAATGGGAAAACTAGACCACTTGGAATTCCGTCAATGTGGGATAGAGTTGCTCAGCAATGTATCTTACAAGTCTTGGAACCAATTTGTGAAGCAAAATTTAATAAAAATAGCTTCGGATTCCGACCGAACAAATCTGCTGAAAATGCAATCTCACAATGTGCGGGAAGAATAAATAGATCCAAGATGCAGTATGTAGTTGATATTGATATCAAGGGATTCTTTGATGAAGTCAATCATACGAAACTGATGAAACAAATCTGGACTTTTGGCATACATGACAAGCAGTTGCTTGTGATAATGCGCAAAATGTTGAAAGCTCCCATTCTACTTCCGGACGGAAAAACAATTCATCCGACAAAAGGCACTCCCCAAGGTGGAATACTATCACCCCTATTAGCCAATATTAATCTGAATGAATTCGATTGGTGGATAGCGAATCAATGGGAAAACTTTGAGTGCAAAAATATTACGGATTATTACAACAAGAAAACGGGACTTCTGTCCCGTCAGTATCGTTACCGTAAACTTCGCGAAACTTCAAATTTGAAGGAAATGTATATCGTAAGATATGCAGATGATTTCAAAATATTTACCACAACGAGAGCGAATGCAGAGAAAATCTTCATTGCAAGCAAAATGTGGTTGGAAGAACGTCTATCATTACCCATTTCAGAAGAGAAATCAAAAATCACGAACCTCAAAAAGAAAAGTAGTGAATTCTTAGGTTTCGAACTAAAAATGGAACGAAAAGGCTATGACCGAATGGGAAGAAAAAATTTCGTGTGTCAATCACATATCTGTGAAAAGGCAAAGAAACGAATCAAAAAGCAACTGAAAGATCAAATCAAATTAATGCAGAAAACACCCGATGGAACAGAATTGACTAAAAACATGGTCATTTACAACAGTATGGTGATAGGGATTCATAACTATTACCAAATCGCAACACAAGTAAATGATGATCTTATGCCAATTCAATATCAACTGACACAAGTTGAAAAACATCGCCTAAAACATCTTGCATTAAGAAAAACGACTAGCTATAAAATCAAAGATAAGGGAATTCAGCCCTATCTCAAATCCAAAATGACGAGATATATCAAAGGCTATCCTATTATCCCTATTGGTTTTATCAAAACAAGAACAGCACTACTTCCGAAAAATGGCATATGCAAATTCACTACCGAGGGTAGGAAGCTAATGCATAAGGAGCTCACGACCGTTTCAGAAGTCCAAATACAATGGTTACGAAAACACCCAGTAATCAATAAACGTGCGACCGTTGAGTTTAACGACAATCGAATATCACTTTTCGTAGCGCAAAATGGAAAATGCGGTGTAAGCGGTGAAGAACTTTTCCTCACTGAGTTTCATTGCCACCATAAAATTCCATGGGACAAATCGAAAGATGATAGATATTCTAATCTAATTCTGGTAACTGACAATGTGCATAGACTCATTCATGCCGCAAAAGAAGAAACCATAGCCAACTATTTAGAAATCACAAAGCTGAATAGCGAGCAAATCATTAAACTCAACAAGTTAAGAAAGCTAGTCGAAAACAAAGAAGTACAAACAGGAACGAATTAA
- a CDS encoding DUF960 family protein translates to MFQSKNNRYVTRGVDDSVPVETQFFLWSLIDEQVQKGDEVDYFQKFELKISENGQEILHSQEEPQWSRKTLLEIPKECCVKKVIWVIDSEECQTMLFPDEY, encoded by the coding sequence ATGTTTCAATCAAAAAATAATCGTTACGTCACAAGAGGTGTGGATGATTCAGTTCCCGTAGAAACTCAGTTCTTTCTATGGTCGCTGATCGACGAGCAAGTGCAGAAGGGGGATGAGGTCGACTACTTCCAGAAGTTCGAATTGAAAATCAGTGAGAACGGTCAAGAAATTCTGCATAGCCAAGAGGAGCCCCAATGGAGTCGTAAGACATTGCTGGAGATTCCGAAAGAATGTTGCGTAAAGAAAGTCATCTGGGTGATCGACAGTGAGGAATGCCAGACGATGTTATTTCCGGATGAATACTAA